In a genomic window of Telopea speciosissima isolate NSW1024214 ecotype Mountain lineage chromosome 5, Tspe_v1, whole genome shotgun sequence:
- the LOC122663171 gene encoding putative disease resistance protein RGA1, with amino-acid sequence MVDAVLRVVLQNINSLLQQEFGLVWGVDREMRRLSDILITIRDVLEDAEMKQFKDKAIKSWLKKLKDAAYDADDILDECAAKALQLGEEAQLSNSTYNQVSHSFLSWFNFEQLMFRRKIGQRIKDIRERFDDIAEERSKFHLNPRGIALEWTVETSERETTSILTESRVYGRDEDKEEIVKVLVDNINNPNLLVYPIIGMGGLGKTTLAQLIYNDERVKNHFDARIWVCVSDDFDVKKLTKAIIESMSGTACDLTDLDPMQSRLREMLSTMRFLLVLDDVWNEDQDKWDKLKFSLTYGNEGCSILVTTRGKKVASIMGTFPTHHLKGLSEEDCWALFKQRAFGNGREETANFVVIGKEIVKKCGGVPLAAKALGGLMRFKDTETEWQFVSDSEIWDLPEDEENTILPALRLSYNHLPSHLRQCFSYCSIFPKDHRMWKEKLVQLWMANGFIPSKGKMELEDIGNEIFNELLWRSFFQDTEKDDDGNLVLSCKMHDLVHDLACSVMNNECLILDQTNEEQHSLISKGIRHLSLKFEYRGASPVIFLPSITESLCKSETIRTLLLDMQGGQHNLISPHFNFSNHRCLRALELCFHSYTHRPSSVLYVTNLRYLIHLRYLKLSGMSIRTLPESLSNLKHLQTLILEYCVCLQKLPANMSTMSSLRHLDISGCDSLSHIPIRMGRLIHLQTLSMFIVGKNSGCGISELQGLNNLRGSLHIKGLENVKNSMDAKEANLIRKINLVWLTLSWSPINYIDHHHESHIIQEENASSEEVLQGLQPPASIKTLAIENYQGMKFPSWMEDYLSLQNLVTIKLSNCKRCEHLPPLENLPLLNFLDVRGMDSIRFLGDGTHNGNGLVKGFPLLEDLYLENMPNLEGLFLNVPIDQGREVVVLPCLMKMRITNCDKLTTLPLLPSLQSLSLQTEENENFQEGLIQNRNLPVLQELSFYYCNKLITLPTLSFRQGALGFTSVRDFQVRGCNAMKSLWEDETQFQGLSSLKALSIGGCERLASLLGIRYLTALENLTIDGCPELEISQLEDFRHLTSLQKIQFVNMYQPISWPEKLKHITMLQNLRISCYGGLTALPEWIHNLTSLRTIEIVCCRNLTFLPDGLRQLTALQTLIIQECNTVLETRCKEGGEDWHKISHIPEVIISSRPRPTPMRQNRGCWGWLLEMRRSYPQFTNAHVLGRRIWKQGCSHSVEGTESLAIKEEALQHAQYLGITKNRGALTSWPWQLTEALFSYL; translated from the exons ATGGTTGATGCAGTTCTTCGAGTTGTTCTTCAGAACATTAACTCCCTACTTCAGCAAGAGTTTGGTTTGGTATGGGGAGTCGATCGAGAGATGAGAAGGCTTTCTGACATCTTAATTACAATTCGAGATGTATTGGAAGATGCTGAGATGAAGCAATTCAAGGATAAGGCGATCAAAAGTTGGTTAAAGAAACTCAAAGATGCGGCTTATGATGCAGACGACATCTTAGATGAGTGTGCTGCCAAAGCACTTCAATTAGGAGAAGAAGCCCAGTTGAGCAACTCCACTTATAACCAGGTTAGTCACTCTTTCTtatcttggttcaattttgaacAACTTATGTTTCGTCGCAAGATTGGACAGAGAATTAAAGATATTAGAGAGAGATTTGATGATATTGCTGAAGAGAGGTCCAAATTTCATTTGAACCCGCGGGGTATTGCACTGGAATGGACTGTTGAAACCAGTGAAAGAGAGACTACCTCCATTCTAACTGAATCCCGGGTTTATGGGAGAGATGAGGACAAAGAAGAGATAGTTAAAGTATTGGTGGACAACATTAACAACCCAAATTTACTGGTTTATCCAATAATCGGAATGGGTGGTCTTGGGAAGACCACACTTGCTCAACTAATCTACAACGATGAAAGAGTGAAGAATCATTTTGATGCCAGAATTTGGGTTTGCGTatctgatgattttgatgtcaAAAAGCTTACCAAAGCAATCATAGAATCTATGAGTGGAACTGCTTGTGATCTCACGGACTTGGATCCAATGCAAAGCCGTCTTCGTGAGATGTTGAGTACGATGAGATTTTTGCTTGTACTAGATGATGTTTGGAACGAAGATCAGGACAAGTGGGATAAGTTGAAATTTTCATTGACATATGGGAATGAAGGTTGTTCAATTCTTGTAACCACTCGTGGTAAAAAAGTAGCATCGATCATGGGCACCTTTCCTACTCACCACTTGAAAGGACTCTCAGAGGAGGATTGTTGGGCTTTGTTCAAGCAACGTGCATTTGGCAATGGCAGAGAGGAGACAGCAAACTTTGTGGTGATTGGTAAGGAGATTGTGAAGAAGTGTGGAGGTGTACCTCTGGCTGCAAAGGCTCTAGGAGGCTTAATGCGCTTCAAAGACACAGAGACTGAATGGCAATTTGTGAGTGACAGTGAAATTTGGGATCTACCAGAAGACGAAGAAAATACCATTTTGCCAGCCTTGAGACTAAGCTACAATCATCTGCCCTCACATTTGAGgcaatgtttttcttattgCTCCATATTTCCAAAGGATCATAGGATGTGGAAGGAAAAATTAGTCCAACTCTGGATGGCTAATGGCTTTATTCCATCTAAAGGTAAAATGGAGTTGGAAGACATTGGGAATGAAATTTTTAATGAGTTACTGTGGAG GTCTTTCTTCCAAGACACAGAAAAAGATGATGATGGCAATTTAGTACTATCTTGTAAGATGCATGATCTAGTCCATGATCTTGCATGTTCTGTTATGAATAATGAATGTTTGATCTTAGATCAAACTAACGAGGAACAACATAGTTTAATTTCAAAAGGGATTAGACACTTGTCATTGAAGTTTGAGTACCGTGGCGCATCACCAGTGATATTCTTACCTTCCATTACTGAGTCTTTATGTAAATCTGAAACCATACGTACCCTGTTACTAGATATGCAGGGGGGACAACATAATTTAATTTCCCCTCATTTCAACTTCTCAAATCATAGATGCCTACGAGCATTAGAACTGTGTTTCCACTCTTATACTCATCGGCCATCTTCAGTTTTGTATGTGACAAACTTGAGGTATTTGATACACTTGAGGTACCTGAAGCTCTCCGGTATGAGTATTAGGACATTACCTGAATCCTTGAGCAACCTAAAACATTTGCAGACATTGATACTAGAGTATTGTGTATGTCTTCAAAAGTTGCCTGCAAACATGAGTACCATGAGCAGCCTGAGGCACTTGGATATTAGTGGATGTGACTCACTAAGTCATATTCCAATCAGGATGGGGCGGTTAATTCACCTCCAGACATTAAGCATGTTTATTGTGGGGAAGAACAGTGGATGTGGTATTAGTGAGTTACAAGGTCTGAACAACCTTAGAGGATCATTACACATAAAAGGCCTTGAGAACGTGAAGAATTCAATGGATGCCAAAGAAGCCAATTTGATAAGAAAGATAAACCTTGTTTGGTTAACCTTATCTTGGTCTCCAATTAATTATATTGATCATCATCATGAGAGTCACATAATCCAAGAAGAAAATGCATCTTCTGAAGAGGTGCTACAAGGCTTACAGCCCCCTGCAAGCATAAAAACATTGGCAATAGAAAACTACCAGGGCATGAAGTTTCCAAGTTGGATGGAGGATTATTTGTCACTCCAAAATTTGGTTACTATCAAACTCAGCAACTGTAAGAGATGTGAACATCTCCCGCCTCTTGAGAATCTGCCACTTCTTAACTTTCTTGATGTAAGAGGAATGGATTCTATACGATTCTTGGGTGATGGGACCCACAATGGTAATGGCTTAGTTAAAGGATTCCCACTGCTGGAAGACCTATACTTAGAAAATATGCCAAATTTAGAAGGATTGTTTTTGAATGTTCCAATTGATCAAGGAAGAGAAGTAGTAGTACTCCCTTGCCTAATGAAAATGAGAATTACAAATTGTGACAAGTTGACAACCCTCCCATTGCTCCCGTCTCTTCAATCTTTATCTCTACAAACAGAGGAAAATGAAAACTTTCAAGAAGGGCTGATACAAAACCGAAACCTCCCCGTTCTTCAGGAATTGAGTTTTTACTACTGCAACAAGCTCATCACATTGCCAACATTGTCTTTTAGACAAGGGGCATTAGGCTTTACCTCTGTTAGAGACTTTCAGGTTCGAGGGTGCAATGCTATGAAATCTTTGTGGGAGGATGAGACCCAATTCCAAGGGTTGAGCTCTTTAAAGGCATTATCGATTGGAGGTTGTGAAAGATTAGCATCTCTATTAGGGATTAGATATTTAACAGCTCTCGAAAATTTGACTATTGATGGTTGCCCAGAGCTGGAAATTTCCCAATTGGAGGATTTCCGACATCTCACTTCTCTTCAAAAAATACAGTTTGTTAACATGTATCAGCCGATCTCTTGGCCAGAGAAGTTGAAACACATTACAATGCTGCAAAATCTACGTATAAGTTGTTATGGAGGGTTGACTGCGTTGCCAGAGTGGATCCACAATCTCACCTCACTTCGCACCATAGAAATTGTGTGTTGTCGAAATCTTACTTTCTTGCCAGATGGTCTTCGACAATTGACAGCCTTGCAAACTCTGATAATACAAGAATGTAACACTGTCTTAGAGACACGATgtaaagaaggaggagaagactGGCACAAGATATCTCACATTCCCGAGGTCATCATCAGCTCAAGGCCACGACCAACGCCCATGAGACAAAACCGTGGATGTTGGGGTTGGCTCTTGGAGATGAGGAGGAG TTATCCTCAGTTCACAAATGCTCATGTCTTGGGTCGCAGGATATGGAAGCAGGGGTGCTCTCACTCGGTTGAGGGAACGGAGAGCTTAGCAATAAAGGAAGAAGCTCTACAGCATGCCCAATATTTAGGAATCACCAAAAACAGAGGTGCTCTCACTAGTTGGCCCTGGCAGCTTACAGAGGCACTATTTTCCTATCTTTGA
- the LOC122661385 gene encoding LOW QUALITY PROTEIN: putative disease resistance protein RGA3 (The sequence of the model RefSeq protein was modified relative to this genomic sequence to represent the inferred CDS: deleted 1 base in 1 codon) produces the protein MGGLGKTTLAQLVYNDERVKNHFDARIWVCVSDDFDVKRLTKAIIESMGGTANDLTELDPMQSRLREMLSRRKSFLIVLDDVWNEDQDKWDMVKSSLTCGNEGSAILVTTRIEKVASIMGTFPAHHLKGLSEDDCWALFKQRAFGDGSREVENTNLEAIGKEIVKKCGGVPLAAKALGSLMRFTHTQNEWLFVRESEIWDLPEDEENTILPALRLSYNHLPSHLRQCFAYCSIFPKDLRMEKEQLVHLWMANGFIPSKGKMELEDIGNEIFNELL, from the exons ATGGGTGGTCTTGGGAAGACCACACTTGCTCAACTAGTCTACAACGATGAAAGAGTGAAGAATCATTTTGATGCCAGAATTTGGGTTTGCGTatctgatgattttgatgtgaAAAGACTTACCAAAGCAATCATAGAATCTATGGGTGGAACTGCAAATGATCTCACGGAGTTGGATCCAATGCAAAGCCGCCTTCGTGAGATGTTGagtagaaggaag agcttTTTGATTGTACTAGATGATGTTTGGAATGAAGACCAGGACAAGTGGGATATGGTGAAATCTTCATTAACATGTGGAAATGAAGGAAGTGCAATTCTTGTAACCACTCGTATTGAAAAAGTAGCTTCCATCATGGGCACATTTCCTGCCCACCACTTGAAAGGACTCTCAGAGGATGATTGTTGGGCTTTGTTCAAGCAACGTGCATTTGGTGATGGCAGCAGAGAGGTGGAGAATACAAACTTGGAGGCGATTGGTAAGGAGATTGTGAAGAAGTGTGGAGGTGTACCTCTGGCTGCAAAGGCTTTAGGAAGCTTAATGCgcttcacacacacacagaatgAATGGTTGTTTGTGAGGGAAAGTGAAATTTGGGATTtaccagaagatgaagaaaatacCATTTTGCCGGCCTTGAGACTAAGCTACAATCATCTGCCCTCACATTTGAGGCAATGTTTCGCTTATTGTTCCATATTTCCAAAGGATCTTAGGATGGAGAAGGAACAATTAGTCCATCTCTGGATGGCTAATGGTTTTATACCATCTAAAGGCAAAATGGAGTTGGAAGACATTGGGAATGAAATTTTTAATGAGTTACTGTGA